The segment CTCTGAAAGGCCCGAGGGGTGTACTTTGCGTAGGAAGTTCTGTCCACACCACAGACAGCCGTGCCGAGATGTTTCAGGTGAGCACAACCCCGTTTTCTTACCCTTCCCTGAAGGGTGAACACCGTGGTTAGACGTGTCCAGGTGTCCTGAGCACCATCTCTGCACGTTCCACGTTACATCTCTGGGTTTCTAGTGCAGACCCACGCTCCCCGTGCTCTTAAATGCTCCGGACACGATTTCAACGTGTGCTCTTTGACCTGGAGTTCTGTACATGCGAGCGTCTTGATGTATGAAAGAAAACTATTGAGACCTCATTTAATTCTGGTATATTTGGACTGAATATTCAGGAGactttgaaaaagaagagagtTTTTCCTCCGAGCGGTGCCTTGGGTGCCCTTTTCTGCAGATTCATCCTTGGCTATGGGAGGGCTTGCAAATGGCTGTTGGAGTGGGAGCtttcttcagcatttcccaAAGCGTGGGGATGCTGGAACAGGCAGGTGATGTTCCTGGGGGGCACCTGGCCACAGAAACCACTGGGGAGCCTCGCAaggaagaggcagagagaaaataGTATCCCACAGAGTCGATGGATTTGACATCTTTACGTGGGTGAGGAAAATCTCTGCCCGGCAGGTAGCACGTGTCCTGCAGGATGAGGAGCAGTGCCCTCCAGCCAGTGTCACTGCTGGTTATTTGCGGGTTTTCTCCTCGCCTTTAACGGTCCGTGGATGTAAACGGGCAGGAGCATTGACTTGGGGACTTCTCAGATATTTCTTGGAAATGTTGGAGTCCCTTCGTCCTTAGGGCTAACTCCGCCCCTGGAAGGGTCACAGGAAGCTGAGCTGGTTGTGTTTGTGCTTGTTCCTCAAGAGCATGTTTGCTGGAGTAATAATAATACCAGGCATCTTTTCTGCATGGCTTCTTGTGTAGGCAAAacgctgcttttttttttttgtcatccaaaagaaaagaaagctcaggAAGTGGCCCAACGAAAGGTTACACCAGGCCTTCAGGTGCGATTTGCCTCAACCCGTGCAGCACGcctgtggcagagctgctggtgttACTCTCGAGGCAGAGTGCCAGGTTGTATTTATTCTTCCTATGCCTGCCTCTCCTTCAGGAGCTGGGCAAACGAGGCTGATGGTGCTTACAGCCTGTCACTGCCTCTGCCGAGTGCTCCTTCTGGCTTTTTGTACCACGCAGAGCCCGTGGTGTTGCCTGGGGCGTATATCTTCGTGTCCTGAGAGGCTTGCAAGTTTCGCAGTTGAATTCcggtttctttttccttggcaTCGCCTTTTTGTAGCAGACGAATTACCGCGATTCTGCACTAACTTAAAAGCCAAGCGACTTTTTTTGTCTCggtgtattttttttgcaagacgCCATTGTTGCCAGGGAAATTCAAATCCCGTGCAGATGTGCCCTCTAGGGACTGCGCCTCAGGCTGGGGCTGTTCTAAGGTGCCTGGGGACATCTCGGTTGGAGCAGcctgcctccagcctcctcaCCTACCTCCTCACCCCCGTGGCTGCAGGAGAAGGTGACTTGGAGGCCTCTGGTCCAGCCCCCGGGGACGGGAGCCCGTGGGCTCCTCCGCAGCTCTGCCGGCAGCAAGTGGATTAGGGGATTAATCAGCACCATCGTGCCTGCGGTCATGGTTTGCTCTTTAATCACTGCAGGATATAAGCCTGAATTACAAGAGTAAATAAACAGCTGCAGCTGGTATGGTTATTGGCTTTCTAACAACGTCGTTGGGGCCAAATGCATCATTTCAAACCTCTGAGCGTGAATCTGCTCGAAGTAGTTAAGCGGGAACTACTCGCTAACGATAACCAGCTCCCACTTCTCTTTCTACCTGCGAAATTTAAGGCTGGATGTATAAAGAGTTCCTCGTGTATTCGATGTTGGGAAGTAGGCACGCCCGTAGCTATGTCGGCTGCCCCAGTAACCTGTGATTACCTACCAAAATAAAGCAGGGAGAGGGCAGCTCCTGCTTCCCCTTCTCTGGAGCCTTGCTGGGAGGAGCGTGCGCCCAGCAGGAGCCAGCTTGCTTTGGGCTCGTGGACCCGTGGGGAGCTTCCGATGCTGCTCAAATCAGGGAGAAGCCTctgaaggctgctgctggctgacaCGAAGCCTGCTTGTTTCAGAATAAACTTCTTTGACCACAGTTCTTAGCTGATGCTCTCTGAGGACCAAATCCTGCGAGTTTCCCCACTGTGTGAAGATTTCCTGGACTTCAATGAGAGTTTTGCTCGCAGGCGTGAGTGCTTGGAGAGGAAACTGAGCCACGTAACTGGGCTTCTTAAAGCAGGTTGTCAGAGCTCTTCTGTTCCCCTTTTCTCGCAGTATTTGTTCTGCAGATCCGCCACTTGTCTCATTAACTGCcgaggggaggagagagaagcgACGCTGTGTAAACGCCCCCCTCAAAAACGCAGCTCTTGAGGGTTTTCTGAGTCTTCAAACTGAAGCTACTGAAATGAAATCGTGGACCAGCGGGATGTTAAATCactgcttgttctttttttggcGCAGACGCTTCCCGCTGAGCGCACTCGCTCAGGCGAAATGCTCCATCTAGAGCTGAAGCTTTAAAGCTCGGGATGATTTTCCCCCCCTTCAGTCCACTGACCGTGCAGGGCCAGGTACCAGCAAGCCCACTCGATGCGGGAGGCCAGCGCTGCCCGACCCACGAGGCTCCCGGTTTGGGAAGAAGACGGCTCTGGCCCTGGGACCGCTGCTCCCCAGGGCACGGCTGGGCCCAGGGGCTGCGGTTTCAGCGGCATGCACGTCACACTGCCCTTACGcaagcagcaggtttttttaaTAAGCGCTCAGGCTTCAGCCAGTTAAAGTAAGAATTCCTTCAGCTTCTGGTGTTGGCGCTCTGGCGAAACGCTGTGGGGGCTCACACTGAGGCGTTTGGGCTGTTTAAATTCTTCCGAGGCACCAAAACCCGTTCAGGATCGTTTCGCTCGCCCTTCTCAGTAACGCTCGGAGCAGGACTTGGCTTTCCAGTGAACCTCTCGGCACCAAGGAGCAGCTGAATGACCAGGAAGAGCGATGTGCTGGTGGTTCCTGCCGCTATCTCCTGGTGGGAGGGGAGCTTGCTCGCCTGCCGTAGCGTTTCCAGCCAGCTTTAGTGTTTCCAGCTTGGCAGGAGCGTGCGGTGGAAGCCAGCCCGCAGCGTtcaggaggagggcagcagcgtGATAAGCCTGCGAGTGCAGGAGGCGCCGGGCTTGTGGGAGCAGGCAAGGGCTTTCGGGCCGGCTGTTGCAGgtggaaaaaggggaaaggctTCTGCCCGCTTGGAGCCCCTTTGTGTCAGCATCCTGGGACTAACTGGAGAGCCCGAGAGTAACGGGCAGGATGGGAGGCTGCAGCTTGTTTTTCAGGTCTGCTTGCAGACTTCTCActtctccttttgcttctctTGCCCTGTACTTGCTGGCTCGAGAGGCCTGGTTTTGTAGCAAAGCACAGCGAGGCTGGAAGTGCCGCTGGGCTTCGGGAGGGTGCGCTGGACgaggggaaggagctgcagcCATACGCTGTGCTCTGCTGGAAGTGCTTTCATCTGGGAAACGAGGGAGTCGCAATAAAGAGCCGGGCACAATTTGCCTGAAATGCTTTGTAATTAGAAGAGTATGTCACAAGTGTCCCACGTTTAATCAAAACATTAAGTGGTGGAGAAGCCGTTACCTTAATTGATGCAATTAAGATCACCTCAGTCAGACTGAGGCCAGTTGGCTGCTTTTTGGCAATCGTTTTATGTTTTTAGTAAGCGAGCTTTTGCTAACAAAATCTGTAATTGGTGGTTCTCTGggtaaatcttttttttcataatttggAAACGTGCTTGCGAGGTTCTTAACGATGAAAAAGCCACCGTGGCAGTACCTGGTTTATGGTTCTTTGCAGCTGACCACTTGGCCTGTCAGCATTACCTAGCGACAGCTGCTGGTAAGGCTAATCTAAACAGAGCTGCTTTGGGGGCTTGGATATTCTCGTAAAATTGTGCAGAAATAAATTTGTGTGAGCCCTGAGCTTTTTATCTAAAGCGAGCTGAAATTCTAAGAGGAACAAAGGAACAAAGCTAcataaaacatcaaaaatgaGGCACGTCAGGCAGCTTCTGACCTTTCCCTTAAGTTAAGGGAAATGTAACGTGCTCTCCCTTAGTTCCTAGGATTGCTGATTTAGCCTAATACTGCCTAAATGGCTCAGAAAGACTTCTCGTGTCAGCCTTGTGCCACTTGGTGCTTCTGTTTCTCCAAAAAGCTGCCAGGATGGGACTGTACTCCTCCAATCAattggatttcttttcctcaagCTGAGAGGAGCGTTGTCTGGCCTCTCGTGTTGAGAAGCCACTGCGTGCCTCAGCTTGTCCTGCCCAGGCTTTGCTGTGTTAGGTTAGCTGCAAGCAAACATCCTTGGATGCTGATCGAGGGACGGCTTCCAGAAAGCTCCTCCGGGCGTgctttggggctggagggggcagAGCTGAGGGAGGTTGGGGTTTCCCAGGGCAGGGCTCTCTCGGAGGGAGGCGAAGGAGTGCCGTGGGTCGGTCCGCGGCGGCACAGCCGGTGCCGTTTCCGGGGTCTGGCACACCGCAAGCGAGAGTGAAATAGTCAGAAAGGTCCCGAAGCGAGGTCTCTGCGCTGATCTGACCAGGCTGTCCTCTGTTGTAGGTTACACGACCCCGACCGCCCCCCCGGCCTATAGCCAGCCCGTCCAGGGGTACGGCACAGCCGCCTACGATACCAGCACCGCTACGGTTACCACCACCCAGGCTTCCTACGCAGCTCCGTCCGCTTACGGCACCCAGCCTGCCTACCCTGCCTAcgggcagcagccagcagcgtCCGCTCCCGCAAGGTAACGGGGATTCCTGTCGTCCTCCTCCGCTCTGCTGGTGGGGAGAGCCCCCAGGACGCTGCCTGCTGAGCTGGGGCCCGCTGGCTTTGCTTCCACCTTTTCTCTGCCTGTTGCGCTCCAGCTTTGCTTTTGCCGCAGCTGATCCCACCGCCTTCCCAGAGCCGGGGGAAGCAGTGTAGGTAGCTTCTGCTCTGGCACAGTGAGTCAGCGCCGTTACTGGGAGATGGGGGGAGCAACCAGGCAGCAAAAATGGGCTCTTGACTCATGATCTAGACCAGAAAATGGATGAGTCTGATGTGATCTTGAGTCATAGGGTTGCTAGGATGATGTTATGCCCTCCGATTTCTTGAGTGGGCGCACACGCTGAAgacaatttcctttttaaatctcTTGTGTCTGGATGCTGTCGATAGCATGTTCAGCCTAATTGTTCGCTCAGGATGTGAAAGGTTTAGAATACAGAATGGAAACTTACTTAGTAATGAGCAAAAACGGCTTTATGCGTTTGCCTGATGTTTGCTGTAACTGTTCCTGTAAGGAAAGCCAGAGCTTGACAGCCCTGTCTGTATCGATCAGATTACATTCAAGTATGAATCCTGATGccattttaagtaattttacCCAGCTTGTAGTTCAGCTCTTCTTAGCTCTGATAAACGCTTTGATATTCTAAGCAGCGTGGGACAATTGTGAAGGAAGGGGACATGCAAATTGCATGCAAAGGGCTATCTTTATTTTCAGGCCTTGAGAGTTAATAATAAACATCCTTTCCCTTTCATCAGATAACATATACGGGGCAATATCTGCCTGCAGTGGATTCTCCAAACAGTAGTGCCTTTAACTGGCAgcatttctgtctccttttgaGCTGATCATTTACGAGCGTTGTGCAAAAACGGCTGGAGCAGAGGGGCGATGCTGCTGACCGGCTTTCCTGGCCCGTTTGCGTCCTCCACTCCTCCCAGAGCCAAAGCCTAAGCCCCTCGCTGTAGGTTTCATGATGCAGCTGGTAAACAGATGCTGTAGTGCTCTTTTATGCTCTCAGCTCAGGATGTTGCCCGGGCCTTTCCTGGTGGCAGGGGAGCGTGCAAATATCCAGTCGGCAGCTAGTAAAACGTTTAGGGCTCGACGCGCCTCTCCTAGCCGGCACTGATGTGGTGCCAGCTCGTAACGCCTCCCGAAGAAGGTGTTCTGTGGTGGGATCCGAGGTGGGGGTTTGTACCAGGCTCCCCTTATTGTTCGCTGTTGCTTTTCAGACCCCAGGATGGCAGCAAACCAGCAGAGACCAGCCAGCCGCAGTCGAGTACGACAGGCTACAGCCAGCCCAGCCTAGGCTACGGACAGAGCAACTACAGCTACCCTCAGGTGCCTGCCAGCTACCCGATGCAGCCAGTCACTGCTCCTCCCTCCTATCCTCCTACCAGGTAattctttcagaaagcaaagccGCGTGCGGCTAGCCTGGGAACTTGGGGGTTAACTTGGgcaaaaggattttctttttttccctcaagggATTTTAAATGAACAAGCGTAGAAAGAGGTTTGGTGTCCTGGAAGGAGGGAAGTGTGTTTCTGGTTGGGTGGTACTTGTCCAAGGGAAGATGAGGCTGGAATCGAGCACATAAACATCTCTGCCTGCACACCTGAAGTGGCAAgccaaaacagtgaaaaatgttttttaagaaattccCGAGCTGTAGAGTATGAAAGTGACCTTTTGCTGCCTCCTTACACGTGATTTTGAGAAGGAGCTCACCTCTTTCCCTCAGCTGTCTTTGATGTTTTGATGCTGACTGCTAGAGCGTATGTTTTGAAGTGTTCAAAGCCTGAAGTGCGCGAGGGGAAAAGTTTCACTATTCATCATCTGAAAGTATTTGAGTACTGAAGCAGAAGGGGAGGCTGTTAGCTGTCTTGCCGCTGACTTCTACCCTTGCACTTCAGCCTCTTTCCAGAGGTAAACTGTGAACGGTCAcgttggttttgtttgtagcAGTCTACcaggtttatttttcctcctgccatcAGACCAGACTCCGTAGGATGACTTCACCTTTTTAAGTGGTTTGTGATGGTGCATATGGCTTATAATTGCCTTACTGCCTGGCGTGAGCCAATTCTGCAGCCTAATGCACACGTGTCAGTGGACTGGCTTATCTTCCCGTCTTCTTAATGCTTTTGTCTTCCAGCTACTCCTCTACGCAGCCAAGCAGTTACGATCAGAGCACTTACTCCCAGCAGAGCACCTACGGGCAACAGAGCACCTACGGCCAGCAGACTAGCTATGGCCAGCAGAGCAGCTAcgggcagcagccgcccccaACGAGTTACCCGCCCCAGACTGGATCCTACAGCCAGGCCCCAAGCCAGtacagccagcagagcagcagttaCGGCCAGCAGAGTGAGTGTGCTTAGCAGAGCTGCGGGATTGTTGAGGAAAGGGTCGGTCTCCGTCGCCCTTGCAGGGTGAGCTGTCTCGGAGGGAGGCTTTGCCTAGCTTTATTTGGGTCTGAAGGATCTGAGCGTGCGGCTGTGTTGAAGGGGGAGCATACTGTAGCTGGTTTTTGCCCTCGCTCACTGACAGACAGCTCGCCTAGCTCATTAGACAATTACGATGCTCCCCTCGGTGTGGGGAAGGTGGGCAGATGGTTGAAAAACACAGCAACGAGAAATACcactggggctgggctgggcaagGCTCGGTACAAACAACCCGGTGACCGTTCTGCAGAGGGCAGACCGGTAGGGCCTGCCTCAAAACCCGATTCCCCGAGTGGCATGTCTCTCCCGAAGTGCTGTAGCAAACCGCTTTCATGCAATGCTGTCTGTTCTGGTGCTGAAGGTAGGGAGGAAGGCTTTAAAAGGGGACAGGACCCGCTCTTGTCTGCAGCTCTCTGATGTTTTTGTCACAAACTTCCTCAGGCTCGTTCCGTCAGGACCATCCTAGCAGCATGAACGTATATGGACAGGAATCCGGAGGCTTTTCAGGCCCAGGAGAGAACCGGAATATGAGCGGCCCTGATAAccggggcaggggaagagggggatATGATCGTGGAGGCATGAGCAGAGGTGGGCGGGGAGGAGGACGCGGTGGAATGGGGTAAGAGcaaatcttttctccttttatctAATTCTGTTTCACCCATAGGatttgaaatggaaagaagGGACTGAAAGGTTGACATTCCCAGCTGTACTTCCATGGAGAGCATCTCTCTAGCAGCATTGCTTCTATTCCATGGAAATATTATCTGAGGGGAAATAGGAGCAggatgtatgtttttttctgtcctgcagCTGGTTGGGCTCGGGGGAACTAGGGGTATTGCTAAACCTGGAACTTTCAGCTCCCTTCGTGGTCGTGCAGAGGTGAGATCCTCTGTGGGGTTTAACAGTAACTTTGGGTTGAACACACACAAACCTCCCGCCAGGTCCAGGAGTCAATTCCTGTGCCTCACTCACTAGTGGGGCTCTTGAGAGTTCAGGTATGTACAAGGCAGAAGCCTCGTGGCAGCCTCTTCGCCTTAGCGGTAGCGTGCCGAGCTACGTCTGTACGTGTATGTGTGGGGCTGATTGCTGCTGTTGAAGCCGCGACTCCGAGTGGCCAGAACGCTTGGAGCTTGGCTGGAGCGTGAAGAAAGGCCCCGAGACCTTATAAAGCTCTGGCTTGACTTCCAGGACCGCTCCCCGTTGGAGCTTTCAGGTGGTCTAAATCAGTTTGGCCATTTTAACTGATGGCAAAACCTGGTTTGGTAAACCTGTGTCTGCAGGTCAGCAGTTCGTCTCCCTGTCTGTGCTGTTTGTTTGGATAAAGGCGAGGAAGGAGGACTGGTCCCAGAGGcgaggaagagaaggaagatgtAGCTTTGTGTGTGTTCCATCCCTTCGCACCTTAGTTCAGAGCTATGCAGAGTGTCCGTAGATGCTCACTGGAAATGTGGCACGGGATGCAAAGCGCTGGCCCTCGCATTTGGCAGGGCAGGTGGAACTGCAGCTCCTCGCTGGTAGGCAACCTCTTGAGCTGTTTGAGTGCCTGGTGGCAACCAGAGCTCGGCAAGCTACAGTCCCACTCTGCATAGCTCTGTCGAAATGAATTGAAGTGGCATGAAATCTTTATCGGAGAAATGCAACCACCAATACgtggaaacagaagaaaaagccttGCTCGTGTTGGGACACATCTGGCTTGAATTGGCTCGAGTGGAAGCGAGTTCCACGGTTCTGCATAAAGATTTCACCcatgatgtatttatttctctaatGGTTTAAAGTAGATGTAGACACTTGAAATGTCTGTCATCACATCTTAAAATTTCTAGCCCCTCTGGAGTTTCTCATGCCAAAGACGTATCATTTATCTCTAATTTCACGCCGTAATCCCAGCGTAAATTACGTATTTAGCGATTTCCACCTGACTAGACCATAAAAGAGGGCCCCCTGCTTTATGGACGTAGACTTTCTGCTGTCCATGGAAAAGGTGGCCTTCCTATGAGCACCAAGGGGCAGGTAGGGGAACTCGGCCCTTCTTATTATGCTGTGGTGATGGATTTCAGTGTCTCCAGCAGGTAAGGAGCTCGATGTTATTAACGTGCCCTTTTTTCATTGACTcgattattttatattttcattggCTGTTAAACATGGAAACTTTTTAACATGCTTTGTCGCATTTATATGCTACAGGTTACAAAGTGAGAGCCTTGTATACACTTCAATACTTAAAAAGTACCCGTACTCAGTACTCAGCCGGCAGCATAATGAAAAGTGGGACTAGACACGGTGTCCAtatggagaggaaaaatatacatagaatatttttaaccaAATGTATTCACTGTATAAATGGAATCCTTCTGTAACTTTGGTAACTGAATACTTGTTGTTTGGTAATAAAACCAGAGGAGGTATACTACTTTAGAATTgtgtaacattaaaaaaaaagtgtaaacgTATATGTTTAAAAAGAGAGACATTACGTAAATGGTGTGTACTTTAACAAAAGGAGGCAAAGCTGCATGCAACAGCTTGAAACTGTGTattgacaacttttttttttccagtattagAGGTGCAATACTTGCTAGAAAATAGTGGTGCTCTCCCTCCTCTGCTCATCTCCTTCAAAACAGCTCTTGTCTttccaaaaagagaaagaaatgacaaaatccTTTTCAGGTGGCATTTTCCTAATTAACCAGCACTTGAAAGCAGTCCTAAAGCGAAAGCTTCAGCCAAAGCTTTCGATGAAAGCTGCGGCCGTGAGTTTGCATTGGCGCGTGCCAAAATCTTCGGTCCCGGTCTGTGTCCACAAAGCTGCACCCCAGGCCTTCGAGCCCTCGCTGTATTCTGTAAGTTCTCCTTCCACAGAGACTTGTTAAATTCAGTAGCGACCTGAATGTATGGCTTTATACCGAGGTTTTAGCGGAAATGTCATCTGAACTGTGTTGTAGGTATCGCGTATGGTTGTCTCCTACCTTTTAACTGTTAATGTCAGGGACCCGCGGGCTCGTGCTGCGAGAGGCTGAGGGTGCACCTTTATGTACACACAGAGGGGAGGGAGTTGACCAGCGAACGCCCCGGTGATTTCTTTGGAATAAAAGCACAATTTGTAACGCCCGAAAACATTTTTTGCCAAGTATTGCACTGATAATACCGCTACAAGTAAATGGAAGGGTACCGACAGCAAAGTGGTGTCTAAAACCAGACAAGCGAGGTTGTGTATGTAAAGGAAATTTGAGCAAGCTGCCCTGAAGAAAGGCATAGTGACaagatgagagagagagagacagatgcATTGTTTGGAGATGTTTAGCCAGTGCCCTTCTTCCCAGTGAGCCGCAGAGGCTCAGAGCGGTACTGGCTTTGTAAAGGGAAAGGCCTTCATTTCTTCGTTTATCCCCCCAGCAGCGCTGGAGAGCGAGGTGGCTTCAATAAGCCTGGTGGTAAGTTTTTGAGCATTACAATGGatagtgttaaaaaaaaaaaaaattgcagtcagtttttagaaaaagtgtaatttttatTAGTTTAAGTGGTTAAAATGACATATGCAACAAGACTGTAATGGGTACTGCCGGCAATGCCTAGGGGTATGCGGTTACAGGACACAGGGTAACTTGGAAGAATTGAGAAACCACTTCTgtaatttggggaaaataaatggtTTGGATTTgataaatttttttaaaagtaacttttttatTAATGAACTTAAAACCGATTGGCCTggtaaagcattttaaaaaagcgTAATAGTGGTTAATGGTTTGAAAGGCTGCTAAAACTAGCGAACTGATCACCAAGTAAAGGTGCATTGCTGACGTTTTTGCAATGCAGGTCAATTTGAGTTTAACCAACGCCATCGAATGGTGGTTATAAGTAGATAGCATTGTGTGTGTCGGTCCTTCAGCCTGCAAGGCGTGCACTAACACAGCTTCTTATGATTCTCTCCCGACTGGCAGGACACATGGAAGAAGGACCGGACCTTGACTTAGGTAATTGCAAATAACTTCTCGCAATCCCTCCCAGGCTCGTGAAATTGCAATTTCTGTGCTCGTCCTCTGCTCGGGATGGGGGCTGTAGCCGTGGAAGACGTTACCCCGTGTCTCACCCTTCTGTACAAGGAGTACGAGGATGCTCTGCCACTTGCAGTCTCTTTGTGGCCGGTTCATTCATTCCTTTATTCCTGACTCATCAGAGCATGGACTGGTGGGAAACCACAGGTGTTTGTGAGAGGCTTACGCTTCTCCGTGGGAAGCAGGGGCTCTTCGAGGAGCTGCCCTGtagctgctctgtgcagcagaaAGCACGATTCAGTCTGGGGCTTGCAGGTGCTTGTCCAGTAGTCCCCTTCCCCCTTGTGCCACCCCGGCCTGCAGCCCTGTagctctttccttcctcctgcacaGGCGCGTGGCAGTTCGGTGTCAGCCTGCCAGGACCAGCGCCTTGCTCTGACCGCTGAGAAAAGCGGGGATTAGCGCAGCAAGGAGCGGGGCGCGCATCCCTGTGCAGGAGCCTGAAGGATGCAAAGGCGTGTTGTGCCTTTGGGTCTTCCTCGTGCCTCCTCTCAGAGGTCTCCCGTTACACCCAAGTGGCCGAACCGTGCCGTTTGCTTGGCGCTGGGAGGGTCTgggtgtctgtctgtccctctgcagggagcaggggaggcagcCGGCGccttcagagcagagctgcctccctgcccttAGCAGCTGGTGCGGGGTCACTGCTCTCAGTGCCTGCGTTCCCACGTCCTTTGGTAAATGCGCCCATTGAAAGGGGAGCCGCAGCTGGCCGAGGGGCTGACGTGACACAAGGGCTCCGTGCCGCCGAACCGCTGCCGCTCCTCGCCCAGTGACACTGTGAATTGTCTCCTAGGCCCACCTATGGACCCAGATGAGGACTCAGACAACAGCTCGGTGTATGTGCAGGGACTCAATGATAATGTGACCCTGGAGGATCTGGCAGACTTCTTCAAACAGTGCGGGGTTGTCAAGGTGAGAGGAACCCGTGTGCGTGGGTCAGCACCCGCCTGCCTCCAGCGGGCAGAGCACAGGGAA is part of the Anser cygnoides isolate HZ-2024a breed goose chromosome 17, Taihu_goose_T2T_genome, whole genome shotgun sequence genome and harbors:
- the EWSR1 gene encoding RNA-binding protein EWS isoform X3; protein product: MASTDYSTYSQAAAQQGYSAYAPQPAQGYAQTTQTYGQQSYGTYGQPADTSYTQPQTTATYGQTAYATSYGQPPTGYTTPTAPPAYSQPVQGYGTAAYDTSTATVTTTQASYAAPSAYGTQPAYPAYGQQPAASAPARPQDGSKPAETSQPQSSTTGYSQPSLGYGQSNYSYPQVPASYPMQPVTAPPSYPPTSYSSTQPSSYDQSTYSQQSTYGQQSTYGQQTSYGQQSSYGQQPPPTSYPPQTGSYSQAPSQYSQQSSSYGQQSSFRQDHPSSMNVYGQESGGFSGPGENRNMSGPDNRGRGRGGYDRGGMSRGGRGGGRGGMGLQSESLVYTSILKKYPYSVLSRQHNEKWD